A genome region from Pseudomonas pergaminensis includes the following:
- a CDS encoding molybdopterin cofactor-binding domain-containing protein has protein sequence MTDTPLSRDQWLAKAGVLLIVDDVLPPSGPVAKGGTPTVKPKELGLFIAVNDDGLVYAFNGHVDLGTGIRTALAQIVAEELDLAMDQVKMVLGDTERVPNQGATIASATLQISAVPLRNAAAEARRFLLARAAGRWGVSTGSLKVDAGVIQAADGRTTTYSELVSGQHDQLRISGDAPLKSVEDYRLVGKGAARVDIPGKATGELTYVHDMRVPGMLHGRVVRPPYAGLDCGEFVGNSLLSVDEASIAHIPGVVAVVVIRDFVGVVALREEQAIKAAADLQVRWKPWNNALPDMSDVEQAIRDNPRVRRTVLDQGDVDAALANASQRMPRSYLWPYQMHGSIGPSCSVADYSPAGSRVWSGSQNPHLLRADLAWLLECEEGLIDVIRMEAAGCYGRNCADDVCADALLLSRAVGKPVRVQLTREQEHLWEPKGTAQLMEVDGGLNADGSIAAYDFETSYPSNGAPTLALLLTGRVEPVAAMFEMGDRTSIPPYDIDNLRVTINDMAPIVRASWMRGVSALPNTFAHESYIDELAFAAGVDPVEYRLRYLKDERAIDLVKSTAERANWAPRTAPMQIANEDHLLRGRGFAYARYIHSKFPGFGAAWAAWVADVAIDKQTGDVSVTRVVIGHDSGMMINPAGVQHQIHGNVIQSTSRVLKERVTFEESTVASKEWGGYPILTFPEVPKIDVMMMPRQDQPPMGAGESASVPSAAAIANAIYDATGIRFRELPITPERVLAALNAATLGEPAKSPQKRRKWWFGALFATLGAVLATAWPFHPEIAPIAPPSAGTWSKATLERGRLLAAAGDCAVCHTAPGGATNAGGLAMETPFGTLCSSNITPDVKTGIGAWSYPAFERAMRDGIGRDGRNLYPAFPYTAFRNINEADMQALYAYLMSQAPVSQAPTPNAMRFPFNIRPLMAGWNALNLRRGEITPQPERGEQWNRGNYLVNGLGHCAACHSPRNLLGAEKGGKAFLAGGRVDGWEAPALTGLSKAPTPWTEDQLFTYLSTGYSDAHGVAAGPMGPVVSELSKLPKADIRAMAVYLASLNGEAAAEAQVAAAVTVPNPNGRRVFEGSCKACHADGLGPKLFGVSPSLATNTNVHSDQPDNLIKVILQGISNPATKDLGYMPGFKDSLSNSQVADLAAYLRGQFAPNAPQWSGLEQKVAHLRANPGTH, from the coding sequence ATGACCGACACACCGCTTTCCCGTGACCAGTGGCTGGCCAAGGCCGGCGTCCTGTTGATCGTCGATGACGTGCTGCCGCCCTCGGGGCCGGTGGCCAAGGGCGGCACACCCACCGTGAAACCCAAGGAACTGGGGCTGTTCATTGCGGTGAACGACGACGGCCTGGTGTATGCGTTCAATGGCCATGTGGACCTGGGCACCGGCATTCGCACCGCGTTGGCGCAGATCGTCGCCGAAGAGCTGGACCTGGCGATGGACCAGGTCAAGATGGTGCTCGGCGACACTGAGCGCGTACCCAACCAGGGCGCGACCATTGCCAGCGCCACGTTGCAGATCTCCGCAGTGCCCCTGCGCAATGCGGCAGCCGAGGCGCGGCGGTTTCTACTGGCGCGGGCGGCGGGGCGCTGGGGCGTGAGCACCGGCAGTCTCAAGGTAGACGCCGGCGTAATCCAGGCCGCTGACGGGCGCACCACCACCTACAGCGAACTGGTCAGCGGCCAGCACGACCAACTGCGCATCAGCGGCGATGCCCCGTTGAAATCCGTCGAGGACTACCGCCTGGTAGGCAAGGGCGCCGCACGCGTGGATATCCCCGGCAAGGCCACCGGTGAGCTGACTTACGTACATGACATGCGTGTGCCGGGCATGCTCCATGGCCGGGTGGTTCGCCCGCCGTATGCCGGGCTTGATTGCGGGGAGTTTGTCGGCAATAGCTTGCTGAGTGTGGATGAGGCGTCCATCGCACACATCCCTGGCGTGGTCGCAGTGGTGGTGATCCGCGATTTCGTCGGGGTGGTGGCGTTGCGGGAAGAGCAGGCGATCAAGGCGGCCGCCGACCTGCAGGTGCGGTGGAAACCCTGGAACAACGCCTTGCCGGACATGAGCGATGTCGAGCAGGCCATCCGCGACAACCCCCGCGTGCGCCGCACCGTCCTCGACCAGGGCGACGTGGATGCAGCCCTGGCCAATGCCTCCCAGCGCATGCCCCGCAGTTACCTGTGGCCCTACCAGATGCATGGCTCGATCGGTCCGTCCTGCAGCGTGGCGGATTACTCGCCGGCCGGCAGCCGGGTGTGGTCGGGCAGCCAGAACCCGCACCTGTTGCGCGCCGACCTGGCGTGGTTGCTGGAATGCGAAGAAGGCCTGATCGATGTGATCCGCATGGAGGCTGCCGGCTGTTATGGGCGCAATTGCGCCGACGATGTATGCGCCGATGCCTTGCTGTTGTCCCGCGCGGTCGGCAAGCCGGTGCGTGTGCAGCTGACCCGCGAGCAGGAGCATCTGTGGGAGCCCAAGGGGACCGCGCAATTGATGGAGGTGGACGGCGGCCTCAACGCCGATGGCAGTATCGCCGCCTATGACTTTGAAACCAGTTACCCTTCCAACGGCGCGCCGACCCTGGCGCTGTTGCTGACCGGCCGCGTCGAGCCGGTGGCGGCGATGTTCGAGATGGGCGACCGCACGTCCATCCCGCCCTACGACATCGACAACCTGCGCGTGACCATTAACGACATGGCACCCATCGTGCGTGCCTCGTGGATGCGTGGCGTATCGGCCCTGCCCAACACCTTTGCCCACGAATCCTATATTGACGAGCTGGCGTTCGCCGCCGGCGTCGACCCGGTGGAATACCGCCTGCGTTACCTCAAGGACGAACGCGCCATCGACCTGGTGAAATCCACCGCCGAACGCGCCAACTGGGCACCGCGCACCGCGCCGATGCAAATCGCCAACGAGGACCATCTGCTGCGTGGCCGTGGCTTTGCCTACGCGCGCTACATCCACAGCAAGTTCCCGGGGTTCGGCGCGGCCTGGGCTGCGTGGGTGGCGGATGTGGCCATCGACAAGCAGACCGGCGATGTGTCGGTGACGCGCGTGGTGATCGGCCACGATTCGGGGATGATGATCAACCCGGCCGGGGTGCAGCACCAGATCCACGGCAACGTGATCCAGTCCACCAGCCGTGTGCTGAAGGAGCGGGTGACCTTTGAAGAGTCGACGGTGGCGAGCAAGGAGTGGGGCGGCTATCCGATCCTGACCTTCCCCGAAGTGCCGAAGATCGACGTGATGATGATGCCGCGCCAGGACCAGCCGCCGATGGGTGCCGGTGAGTCGGCCTCGGTGCCCAGCGCGGCGGCAATCGCCAATGCCATCTACGACGCCACCGGCATTCGGTTTCGCGAATTGCCGATCACCCCGGAGCGCGTGCTGGCGGCACTGAATGCCGCGACCCTGGGTGAACCGGCCAAGTCGCCGCAAAAACGCAGGAAGTGGTGGTTCGGCGCGCTGTTCGCCACCTTGGGCGCGGTGCTGGCGACAGCCTGGCCGTTCCACCCTGAAATCGCTCCAATTGCTCCGCCCAGCGCCGGCACTTGGTCCAAGGCCACCCTGGAGCGCGGGCGTTTACTGGCGGCGGCGGGGGATTGCGCGGTGTGCCACACGGCGCCCGGTGGTGCGACCAATGCCGGTGGGCTGGCCATGGAAACGCCGTTCGGCACGCTGTGCAGCAGCAACATCACCCCGGACGTGAAGACCGGGATCGGCGCCTGGTCGTACCCGGCCTTCGAGCGGGCGATGCGCGACGGTATTGGCCGTGACGGGCGCAACCTGTACCCGGCGTTTCCCTACACGGCGTTTCGCAACATCAATGAGGCGGACATGCAGGCGCTGTATGCCTACCTGATGTCCCAGGCGCCGGTGAGTCAGGCGCCGACGCCAAATGCCATGCGCTTTCCGTTCAATATCCGGCCGTTGATGGCGGGGTGGAACGCCCTGAATCTTCGGCGCGGTGAAATCACGCCGCAGCCTGAGCGCGGCGAGCAATGGAACCGTGGGAATTACCTGGTCAATGGCCTGGGTCACTGCGCCGCGTGCCATTCGCCACGCAACCTGCTGGGTGCGGAGAAGGGCGGCAAGGCATTTTTGGCGGGCGGCAGGGTCGATGGCTGGGAGGCACCGGCGTTGACGGGGCTGTCGAAGGCGCCGACGCCGTGGACCGAAGATCAACTGTTTACTTACCTGAGCACCGGCTATTCCGATGCCCACGGCGTAGCGGCAGGCCCGATGGGGCCGGTGGTCAGCGAGTTGTCGAAACTGCCCAAGGCGGATATCCGCGCCATGGCGGTGTACCTGGCGTCGCTTAACGGCGAAGCGGCGGCCGAGGCCCAGGTGGCCGCTGCCGTCACCGTGCCAAATCCCAATGGCCGACGGGTGTTCGAAGGCTCATGCAAGGCCTGCCATGCCGACGGCCTGGGGCCGAAATTGTTTGGGGTAAGCCCGTCGTTGGCGACCAACACCAATGTGCACAGCGATCAGCCGGATAATTTGATCAAGGTAATTCTGCAAGGCATCAGCAACCCGGCGACCAAGGACCTGGGGTATATGCCGGGCTTCAAGGACAGTTTGTCCAATAGCCAGGTGGCGGATTTGGCGGCTTATCTGCGCGGGCAATTCGCGCCGAATGCGCCACAGTGGAGTGGCTTGGAACAGAAGGTCGCCCACCTGCGCGCCAACCCCGGTACTCACTGA
- a CDS encoding TetR/AcrR family transcriptional regulator, which yields MAIKKTGIRAQQADQTRARILQAAVKVFTRDGYSGGRVDTISKEADSNDRMLYYYFGSKEHLFVCVLEHTYEQFNKAESKLKLNLDAPEQALRDLVAFIWNYYVKHPEFVAILSIENLHQGKHAQQSGEMRRLSGEAVGVLKPIIEAGQAQGVFRQDVDLKHVYLMIASLCYFYNSNRHTLSSFLGEDLADKGQQQDWLGFISDLVVRGVSPIPL from the coding sequence ATGGCGATCAAGAAGACCGGCATCCGCGCCCAACAGGCCGACCAGACCCGCGCGCGCATCCTCCAGGCGGCGGTCAAGGTGTTCACCCGCGACGGTTATTCCGGCGGGCGCGTCGACACCATCTCCAAGGAAGCCGACTCCAACGACCGCATGCTTTATTACTATTTCGGCAGCAAGGAACACCTGTTCGTCTGCGTGCTGGAGCACACCTACGAGCAATTCAACAAAGCCGAAAGCAAGCTCAAGCTCAACCTCGACGCACCGGAGCAGGCCCTGCGTGACCTGGTGGCGTTTATCTGGAACTACTACGTCAAGCACCCGGAATTCGTGGCGATCCTGAGCATCGAGAACCTGCACCAGGGCAAACATGCCCAGCAGTCTGGGGAGATGCGCAGGTTGTCGGGGGAAGCCGTGGGCGTGCTTAAGCCGATCATCGAAGCCGGCCAGGCCCAGGGCGTGTTTCGCCAGGATGTGGACCTCAAGCACGTGTACCTGATGATTGCGTCGCTGTGCTACTTCTATAACTCCAACCGGCACACGCTGAGTTCGTTCCTTGGAGAAGACCTGGCGGACAAGGGGCAGCAGCAGGATTGGCTGGGGTTTATCAGTGATTTGGTGGTGCGTGGGGTATCTCCCATCCCCCTGTAG
- the ggt gene encoding gamma-glutamyltransferase, producing MKYQPFSRTLIATALVLTVSGVQAASQAPVAGENGMVVTAQHLATHVGVDVLKAGGNAVDAAVAVGYALAVVYPAAGNLGGGGFMTVQLADGRKTFLDFREKAPLAATANMYLDKDGNVIEGLSAKGHLAVGVPGTVSGMELALSKYGTLKRAQVIAPAIKLAENGFALEQGDIDLLHTATGEFEKDKDMRGIFLHNGQPMQVGQKLVQKDLAKTLKEISAKGSDGFYKGWVAKALVDSSQAGKGIITQADLDKYKTRELAPIECDYRGYHVVSAPPPSSGGVVICQIMNILEGYPMADLGYHSAQGLHYQIEAMRHAYVDRNSYLGDPDFVKNPIEHLLDKNYAAKLRDAIEPQKTGDSQAIKPGVSPHEGNNTTHYSIVDKWGNAVSVTYTLNDWFGAGVMASKTGVILNDEMDDFTVKVGVPNMYGLVQGEANAIAPGKAPLSSMSPTIVTKDGKAVMVVGTPGGSRIITATLLTILNVIDYKMNIQEAVDAPRFHQQWMPETTNLETFAVSPDTQKILESWGHKFAGPQDANHLAAILVGAPSLGGKPVGNNRFYGANDPRRNTGLSLGY from the coding sequence ATGAAATACCAACCCTTCAGCCGTACCTTGATTGCCACAGCCCTGGTGTTGACGGTCAGTGGTGTGCAAGCCGCTTCCCAGGCCCCGGTGGCCGGTGAAAATGGCATGGTGGTAACGGCCCAGCATTTGGCAACTCATGTCGGCGTGGATGTGCTCAAGGCCGGCGGCAATGCGGTCGATGCAGCCGTGGCCGTGGGCTATGCGCTGGCGGTGGTGTACCCGGCGGCAGGCAACCTCGGCGGCGGCGGTTTCATGACCGTGCAGCTGGCGGACGGGCGCAAGACCTTCCTCGATTTCCGCGAAAAAGCCCCGCTGGCGGCCACCGCCAATATGTACCTGGATAAAGACGGTAACGTCATCGAAGGCCTCAGCGCCAAAGGCCACCTGGCCGTGGGTGTACCGGGCACCGTGTCGGGGATGGAACTGGCCCTGAGCAAATACGGCACCCTCAAGCGCGCCCAGGTCATCGCTCCGGCGATCAAACTGGCCGAGAACGGCTTTGCCCTGGAGCAGGGCGATATCGACCTGTTGCACACCGCTACCGGCGAGTTCGAAAAAGACAAGGACATGCGCGGCATCTTCCTGCACAACGGCCAGCCAATGCAGGTGGGCCAGAAGCTGGTGCAGAAAGACCTGGCCAAGACCCTCAAGGAAATCTCGGCCAAGGGCAGCGACGGTTTCTATAAAGGCTGGGTGGCCAAGGCCCTGGTGGACTCCAGCCAGGCCGGCAAGGGCATCATCACCCAGGCTGACCTCGACAAGTACAAGACCCGCGAGTTGGCGCCCATCGAGTGCGATTACCGTGGCTACCACGTGGTCTCGGCACCGCCTCCGAGCTCCGGTGGCGTGGTGATCTGCCAGATCATGAACATCCTCGAAGGTTACCCGATGGCCGACCTCGGCTATCACTCGGCCCAGGGCCTGCACTACCAGATCGAGGCCATGCGCCACGCCTACGTGGACCGCAACAGCTACCTCGGCGACCCGGACTTCGTGAAGAACCCGATCGAGCACCTGCTGGATAAAAACTACGCGGCAAAACTGCGCGATGCCATCGAACCGCAAAAAACCGGTGACTCCCAGGCGATCAAGCCGGGCGTGTCGCCCCATGAAGGCAATAACACCACCCACTATTCCATCGTCGACAAGTGGGGCAACGCGGTGTCGGTCACCTACACCCTCAACGACTGGTTCGGTGCGGGCGTGATGGCGAGCAAGACCGGGGTGATCCTCAACGATGAAATGGATGACTTCACCGTCAAGGTTGGCGTGCCGAACATGTACGGCCTGGTCCAGGGTGAAGCCAACGCCATCGCACCCGGCAAGGCGCCGCTGTCGTCGATGAGCCCGACCATCGTGACCAAGGACGGCAAGGCCGTGATGGTGGTCGGTACGCCGGGTGGCAGCCGCATCATCACCGCTACCTTGCTGACGATCCTGAATGTCATCGACTACAAAATGAACATCCAGGAAGCCGTGGACGCGCCGCGTTTCCACCAGCAATGGATGCCGGAAACCACCAACCTGGAGACCTTCGCGGTCAGCCCGGATACCCAGAAGATCCTCGAAAGCTGGGGCCATAAGTTCGCCGGTCCACAGGACGCCAACCACTTGGCGGCGATCCTGGTCGGCGCACCCTCCCTGGGTGGCAAGCCGGTGGGTAACAACCGTTTCTATGGGGCGAATGATCCGCGTCGCAACACCGGGCTGTCGCTCGGCTATTAA
- a CDS encoding exodeoxyribonuclease III, giving the protein MKALKIATFNINGIRARLPNLLQWLAREQPDVVCLQELKAAESLFPYADFEAAGYGAICLGQASWNGVAILARDAQPLESRRGLPGDDSDTQSRYIEAAVHGVLVGCLYLPNGNPQPGPKFEYKLAWFERLIAYAKVLQASEHPVLLAGDFNVVPTDRDIYNPRSWLKDALLQPQSREAYQRLLDQGWTDSVRHLYPEARVYTFWDYFRQHWQTNSGLRIDHLLLNPALAPYLKDAGVDAWVRNEPHASDHAPTWIQLGTRKKR; this is encoded by the coding sequence ATGAAAGCCCTGAAAATCGCCACCTTCAATATCAACGGCATTCGTGCCCGGCTGCCGAACCTGCTGCAATGGCTGGCGCGGGAACAGCCCGATGTGGTGTGCCTGCAGGAACTAAAGGCCGCCGAGAGCCTATTCCCCTATGCCGACTTCGAAGCCGCCGGCTATGGCGCGATCTGCCTGGGGCAAGCGTCCTGGAACGGCGTAGCGATCCTGGCGCGGGATGCCCAGCCGCTGGAAAGCCGGCGCGGTTTGCCCGGTGATGACAGCGACACGCAAAGCCGCTATATCGAGGCCGCCGTGCATGGCGTACTGGTCGGCTGCCTGTATTTGCCTAACGGCAACCCGCAACCCGGGCCGAAGTTTGAGTATAAATTGGCGTGGTTCGAACGCTTGATTGCCTATGCAAAGGTGCTGCAAGCCAGTGAACATCCGGTGCTCCTGGCCGGGGATTTCAATGTGGTGCCCACTGACCGGGATATCTACAACCCGCGTTCCTGGCTCAAGGATGCCTTGCTGCAACCGCAAAGCCGCGAGGCTTACCAGCGCCTGCTGGACCAAGGGTGGACCGATTCGGTGCGCCACCTTTACCCAGAGGCGCGCGTCTACACCTTCTGGGATTACTTCCGTCAGCACTGGCAAACCAATTCAGGCCTGCGCATCGATCACCTGTTGCTCAACCCGGCGCTCGCGCCTTATCTGAAAGACGCCGGCGTGGATGCCTGGGTGCGCAACGAGCCCCACGCCAGCGACCATGCGCCGACGTGGATTCAACTGGGCACACGTAAAAAACGCTAA
- a CDS encoding FAD-dependent oxidoreductase, with translation MNMRIVARLINLPENRGVRVETATHPMLLVRVGDQVRAFQADCPHAGAPLEKGVICAGRIVCPWHKAAFAVDSGAVQEPPALVGLRQYPVQVHDGVVSVGDEPISAEPTQPREDTRCFAVIGAGAAGAAAVATLKHHGFAGRLLWIDREQQPAYDRTALSKFVIAGEMAAEDTPPLLDESANIHGEVLRLDAIGKRIELADGRQFDYDAALVATGGNAHPLDIPGAQLNNVFVLRSREDAARISAAAEHATCAVIIGDSFIGLEAASALRQRGLVVQVVSRHTIPLAAQLGKRIGGALRQLHQDHGVIFHSNTEPERLDGHGAVSTVLLKNGNRLAADLVLMGVGVTPATAFIDGVTKAEDQSLVVDDQLLAAPGLWAAGDNVTFPWQHQPTRIEHWRLAQQLGVLAARTMLGDTQVYADVPFFWTYHFDKTFEVLGHPQHWNRLHLEGDLQRHDFIALLCHDDQVEAVIACAHPQAMARLSQRMQQPLGKTEALELIRSH, from the coding sequence ATGAATATGCGTATCGTTGCCCGCCTGATCAACCTGCCTGAAAACCGCGGTGTGCGTGTCGAGACCGCGACGCACCCCATGTTGCTGGTCCGCGTCGGCGACCAGGTCCGGGCCTTCCAGGCCGACTGCCCGCACGCGGGTGCACCGCTGGAGAAAGGCGTGATCTGCGCAGGCCGCATCGTGTGTCCCTGGCACAAGGCCGCGTTCGCCGTGGACAGCGGCGCCGTGCAGGAACCGCCGGCGCTGGTCGGGCTCAGGCAATACCCGGTGCAGGTTCACGATGGCGTGGTGAGTGTCGGTGACGAGCCCATCAGCGCCGAGCCCACGCAGCCGCGTGAGGACACGCGCTGTTTTGCCGTGATCGGTGCAGGCGCCGCCGGTGCCGCCGCCGTGGCCACCCTCAAACACCACGGGTTTGCCGGGCGCTTGCTGTGGATCGACCGCGAACAGCAGCCCGCCTACGATCGCACCGCCCTGAGCAAATTCGTGATTGCCGGTGAAATGGCCGCCGAGGACACCCCGCCCCTGCTGGACGAGAGCGCGAACATTCATGGCGAAGTGCTGCGCCTGGACGCCATCGGCAAGCGCATCGAATTGGCTGATGGCCGCCAGTTCGACTACGACGCCGCACTGGTCGCCACCGGTGGCAACGCACACCCCCTGGATATCCCAGGTGCCCAGCTCAATAACGTGTTCGTGCTGCGCAGCCGCGAAGACGCCGCGCGTATCAGCGCGGCCGCAGAACACGCCACCTGCGCGGTGATCATCGGTGACAGTTTTATCGGCCTGGAGGCGGCGTCGGCCCTGCGTCAACGCGGCCTGGTTGTGCAGGTGGTCAGCCGCCACACCATCCCGCTGGCAGCGCAACTGGGCAAGCGCATCGGCGGCGCCCTGCGCCAGTTGCACCAAGACCACGGCGTGATCTTTCACAGCAACACCGAGCCCGAACGCCTGGACGGGCATGGCGCCGTGAGTACGGTGCTGTTGAAAAACGGCAATCGCCTGGCGGCCGACCTGGTGTTGATGGGCGTCGGCGTAACACCCGCCACTGCCTTTATCGACGGCGTTACCAAAGCCGAGGACCAATCACTTGTCGTCGATGATCAACTGCTGGCTGCGCCGGGCCTGTGGGCCGCCGGCGACAACGTGACCTTCCCCTGGCAGCACCAACCCACGCGCATCGAACACTGGCGCCTGGCCCAACAGCTCGGCGTGCTGGCGGCGCGTACTATGCTCGGTGACACCCAGGTGTACGCCGACGTGCCGTTCTTCTGGACCTACCACTTCGACAAGACCTTCGAGGTGCTCGGCCACCCGCAGCACTGGAACCGACTGCACCTGGAGGGCGACCTGCAACGGCATGATTTCATCGCCCTGCTCTGCCATGACGATCAGGTGGAAGCGGTGATTGCCTGCGCACACCCGCAAGCGATGGCGCGCCTGTCACAACGCATGCAGCAGCCCCTGGGCAAGACCGAAGCCCTCGAACTGATCCGCAGCCATTAG
- a CDS encoding AAA family ATPase — MKVVVLAGPESSGKSWLAAQLQAQFGGLMVGEYVRYFIDHHQRDTTLADIPDIARGQLAWEDAARAKQPQLLILDTHLLTNRLWSQTLFGDCPAWLDSELLARHYDLHLLLSPEDVEWTADGQRCQPELADRQAFFQASLDWMRQHHQPFLVIGGDWAQRRVMAFAAVTKLLA, encoded by the coding sequence ATGAAGGTAGTGGTACTGGCCGGCCCGGAGTCCAGCGGTAAAAGCTGGCTGGCGGCGCAGCTGCAAGCGCAGTTCGGCGGGCTGATGGTGGGCGAATACGTGCGGTACTTCATCGATCACCATCAACGCGACACCACCCTGGCCGACATCCCGGACATCGCCCGTGGCCAACTGGCCTGGGAAGACGCCGCGCGCGCCAAGCAGCCGCAGTTGCTGATCCTCGACACGCACCTGCTGACCAACAGACTCTGGAGCCAAACCCTGTTCGGTGACTGCCCGGCCTGGCTCGACAGTGAACTGCTGGCACGTCACTACGACCTGCACCTGCTGCTATCGCCGGAGGATGTGGAGTGGACCGCCGACGGCCAACGCTGCCAACCGGAACTGGCGGACCGCCAGGCGTTTTTCCAGGCCAGCCTGGACTGGATGCGGCAGCACCACCAACCGTTCTTGGTGATCGGTGGAGATTGGGCACAGCGCCGGGTCATGGCCTTCGCCGCCGTGACGAAGTTATTGGCGTAG
- the pnuC gene encoding nicotinamide riboside transporter PnuC, with amino-acid sequence MSGLELFAAALGVIAVWLTVKQNPWCWPIGLVMVLLYTWVFFDVKLYSDMLLQVVYAALQVYGWWQWTRAGAVKQGRQVTSLGVPAILASLAVGALGSLLLGAAMAHWTDAAQPWLDAALTGFSLVAQMWMAQKRVQCWPLWIAVDVIFVGLFLYKGLYLTAALYALFTVIAVQGWREWRTDPALHA; translated from the coding sequence ATGTCCGGGCTTGAACTGTTCGCCGCCGCCCTTGGGGTGATCGCCGTCTGGCTGACGGTCAAGCAGAACCCATGGTGCTGGCCCATCGGGCTGGTGATGGTGTTGCTGTACACCTGGGTGTTCTTTGACGTGAAACTCTATTCCGACATGCTCTTGCAGGTGGTCTATGCCGCGCTGCAGGTCTACGGTTGGTGGCAGTGGACCCGCGCCGGCGCGGTCAAGCAGGGCCGACAGGTGACCAGTCTGGGCGTGCCGGCCATCCTCGCCAGCCTGGCGGTGGGCGCCCTCGGCAGCCTGTTGCTTGGCGCCGCCATGGCGCACTGGACCGACGCCGCGCAACCCTGGCTCGACGCCGCCCTCACCGGTTTCAGCCTGGTGGCGCAAATGTGGATGGCGCAAAAGCGCGTTCAGTGCTGGCCGCTGTGGATTGCCGTGGATGTGATCTTCGTCGGGCTGTTCCTCTACAAAGGCCTCTACCTCACCGCCGCGCTCTACGCGCTGTTTACTGTGATTGCCGTGCAAGGTTGGCGTGAATGGCGCACTGACCCGGCGCTGCACGCATGA